The stretch of DNA AGCGCTACGCCGTACCGCAGGTGGCACAGGCTTGGGGTTAGCAATTTGTCGTCAAATTGTCAATAGCTGGGGCGGTCAAATTTGGGCAGAGTCTGCGGGCAAAGATCGAGGCAGCCAATTTCACTTTACGGTTCCGATTAGTGAAAATCGTCCCGAGCAAATGTCATTAGTGACGAGTGGTTAGTAACTAGTTTCTCGTCAAGAATTTTAAGGGGCGGGGAGTGAGTGACTAGTGATGAGTTTTGAGTTGTGGCAAGTGCTCGGAGTTGGGCGGCAATTATTTTGAGTTCTTAGTTAACCCTCATTTGTCATTCGTAATTATTTATTTTTTCCTACCCACCTGCCTACTTGCTCTCTCGCTTTTTTGCCCCAACTGTAACAGTTCCTAACATAGTAGTGAGACAAGGGCGATCGCGGTGCTACGATGCCCTAAAAACCTCAAGGAAGTTAACTTATGGCAGAAGAACTTTCGGGTCAAACACCAATTTTCGGTGGTAGCACCGGCGGATTATTAACAAAAGCATTTCGAGAAGAAAAGTACGTCATTACATGGACGAGTCCCAAAGAGCAAGTTTTTGAAATGCCTACGGGTGGTGCTGCCATCATGCGGCAAGGTCCCAACAAGCTGGAACTTGCGCGTAAAGAGTATTGCATCGCGTTAGGAGGGCAACAATTACGCGCCAAATTCCGGATTACAGATTATAAAATTTACCGCGTTTATCCTAATGGCGAAGTTCAATATCTCCATCCAAGTGATGGCGTTTTCCCTGAAAAAGTCAATGAAGGTCGTCAGAAAGTTGGCTACGTTGACCGTAATATTGGGAAGAATCCCGATCCGGCTAAGTTGAAGTTTAGTGGAATGACTACCTACAACGCGCCAGGACCAAAATCCAGCGAAGCTGGAAAAGGCTCTCAAGATACTAAATCTGGCTCGCTGCCGCGACAAGGTATCGAGATGTAAGCTATCTTTGTCTCATTCAGGAGGGGTTTTCTTGACTAAGCCCTTCTTTGGAATAGATTCAAGAACCTTAATTTTCACCTCTTAGTCATAAGTCAGAGCCGGAAGCTAGAGTTATTAACAGCAACACTCTGCCTTCTGGCTTTTATGCTGGCGTGCAGAATTTATTGACAGCTACCCTGTTTTACCCGTATACCAAAAGTTGGTCACGCATCCTTTGACCTTCGACTTGCGACCTCTCATTCTTTATGGTTTTTCCTAGTTTTTCCGAGTTCTCAGCTTTAGCTCAGCAAGGCAATTTTGTGCCAGTTTATCAAGAATGGGTTGCTGATTTAGACACACCAGTTTCTGCTTGGTACAAGGTTTGTTGGAATCAGCCGTATAGCTTTTTGTTGGAATCGGTAGAAGGTGGCGAGAACATCGGACGCTATAGCTTTGTTGGCTGCGATCCGCTGTGGATTTTAGAAGCTAGGGGAAATCGGACAACACAGCGCCATCGAGATGGTTCAGAAACTGTTTTTGAGGGCGATCCTTTCACAGCTTTAGCCGAGTGTTTAGCGCCGTATCATCCCGTGAAGTTACCGCAACTTCCACCAGGAATTGGTGGTTTGTTTGGATTTTGGGGATATGAATTAAT from Chroococcidiopsis sp. TS-821 encodes:
- a CDS encoding photosystem I reaction center subunit II PsaD, with amino-acid sequence MAEELSGQTPIFGGSTGGLLTKAFREEKYVITWTSPKEQVFEMPTGGAAIMRQGPNKLELARKEYCIALGGQQLRAKFRITDYKIYRVYPNGEVQYLHPSDGVFPEKVNEGRQKVGYVDRNIGKNPDPAKLKFSGMTTYNAPGPKSSEAGKGSQDTKSGSLPRQGIEM